One region of Pygocentrus nattereri isolate fPygNat1 chromosome 14, fPygNat1.pri, whole genome shotgun sequence genomic DNA includes:
- the rpl23 gene encoding 60S ribosomal protein L23, with product MSKRGRGGSSGAKFRISLGLPVGAVINCADNTGAKNLYIISVKGIKGRLNRLPAAGVGDMVMATVKKGKPELRKKVHPAVVIRQRKSYRRKDGVFLYFEDNAGVIVNNKGEMKGSAITGPVAKECADLWPRIASNAGSIA from the exons GACGTGGTGGATCATCTGGAGCCAAGTTCCGCATCTCACTGGGTCTCCCAGTGGGAGCGGTCATCAACTGTGCTGACAACACAG GTGCCAAGAACCTGTACATCATCTCAGTCAAAGGCATCAAGGGTCGTCTGAACAGGCTCCCTGCCGCAGGTGTGGGTGACATGGTTATGGCCACTGTGAAGAAAGGCAAACCAGAGCTCAGGAAAAAGG TGCATCCTGCGGTGGTGATACGGCAGCGGAAGTCATACCGGCGAAAAGACGGCGTGTTCTTATACTTTGAAGACAATGCTGGGGTCATAGTGAATAACAAGGGGGAAATGAAAG GCTCAGCCATCACGGGACCTGTAGCCAAGGAATGTGCAGATCTGTGGCCCAGGATTGCTTCAAACGCTGGGAGCATCGCATAA